In a single window of the Xylanimonas protaetiae genome:
- a CDS encoding sigma-70 family RNA polymerase sigma factor gives MTDVYIGSGDQPTSPSDAELILEVRGGDLEAYGALYERHAAAARRLALSYVRNAADADDVVADSFARVLRVLQSGRGPDQMFRPYLFTVVKNAAIELAKGHQRTQPTADEATFESALFSAATSEDPALAGFEKTVVSRAYRNLPERWQAVLWYTEVEGYTPAQIAPILGLTANGVSALAYRAREGLRVGYLQQHLAGSSADACRTVNPLLGAYVRGALANREIAKVDGHLKTCGECRTLVLELSDVAHGMRGVVAPLVLGVVGLGLLGALPLGVVAGAGAAGIAGGGAVGGAATGAAAAGLAGSTGAGAGGAAATLHAGSLTAGVLGGSTGAGATAAGAAGTAAAGTAAGTAAGTAAAGATASATAATAAASATAAASATAASASAAVSSIVVTSAGAVVGTSGVAAAASAVAVAAVGVVTVLGVLAPPDTAASVTPAPSPTAVVAAPVQNLLAPPVTLPTPEISPSDVSVLDQATPLPLGDPAALTVAPVSTGTLEPRVPQRVELEVTNSGEQTAFGTTARFSLESGLTPTFALSTGAMGAPAAGLPLDADALRCRPAKDGTGDVLCSLGDVPGGATQTLAFDVVARNGGSYDIGGQVWATGVQPAAIEVPPAAVETYGAELTAEVGTLANLPNPGVGDLPVAVANSGDSGAPAGWSVDVTLPDGLLLAGSGGGLACTADATDAQSVTCTAATPRALAPGEEASGTLQVLAPATATSGTLAAAAVPVATDDVHVVSGSGAVTVQAPWDGMSAPEVTTRCLATGGLATADAVVGGTFRNTTSQAVAVRLDAAGGTDVSRTLLPGEQADLVVHDGLRVPAGAATWTLTTAVAGSDYSTSVSGGAVVETECYTPGWGVTAAVTPRNAGGQVQLVGTVTNTSTDPMRVELRAQGGTSGAVTLDAGATTTLTLDTHQSSLPAGVATFGLSRWVPDVDGDLPAVTAQPSAPVEASYTGATIAPAVGAGGTASYVGDCAYDPATETSTRTALVTLDNTGSTLPVEFTVAGSPVTLAGGETRTVRVPVTPGTGALDVTADGRSIAHVPTHVDTCASLPWPEDVTLMAQSRCVPPDGPDSAPTVTLTVADAGARVYQVRTSLGRSAWSDPTTIAAGSTTTTDLGLGDGLRSRGGTVVVELTRVIEGKPFTVSRSAGYGPVSCVVVAPDASLALGDVVVDPGNGRPTSSRPASVVLDNSRSNVPLRFFVSGGAAADRTVPPGESRTVDLGTVTGRTGASYTIRSGSWSTTLAVDPFTGTAGWCAAAWSGATEARGGYAVGDVVSAGATSYRYVGPGTPKDVGADRASRDGDRSSDGIVGQTGTSQTGTSQTGTSQTGAVQTGTSQTGGVGGNGPSGNGFGGNARGGHGWGHGTGAGFSRGVVGIVPQFGSWVTPPAWNDAWQATGSCETR, from the coding sequence GTGACTGACGTCTACATCGGCTCGGGCGACCAGCCCACGTCGCCCAGCGACGCGGAGCTGATCCTCGAGGTGCGAGGAGGCGACCTCGAGGCGTACGGCGCGCTCTATGAGAGGCACGCCGCCGCTGCCCGCCGCCTCGCGCTGTCTTACGTCCGCAACGCTGCGGACGCCGACGACGTCGTCGCCGACTCCTTCGCGCGCGTGCTGCGCGTGCTCCAGTCCGGCCGCGGTCCCGACCAGATGTTCCGGCCGTACCTGTTCACCGTCGTGAAGAACGCCGCCATCGAGCTCGCCAAGGGGCACCAGCGCACGCAGCCCACCGCCGACGAGGCCACGTTCGAGTCGGCGCTGTTCTCGGCCGCGACGTCGGAGGACCCGGCGCTCGCCGGCTTCGAGAAGACCGTCGTCTCGCGCGCGTACCGCAACCTGCCCGAACGGTGGCAGGCCGTGCTCTGGTACACGGAGGTCGAGGGGTACACCCCGGCCCAGATCGCGCCGATCCTCGGGCTCACCGCCAACGGCGTGTCCGCGCTCGCGTACCGCGCGCGCGAGGGCCTGCGCGTCGGGTACCTCCAGCAGCACCTGGCCGGGTCCTCGGCCGACGCGTGCCGCACGGTCAACCCGCTGCTCGGCGCGTACGTGCGCGGGGCGCTCGCCAACCGCGAGATCGCCAAGGTCGACGGCCACCTCAAGACGTGCGGCGAGTGCCGCACGCTCGTGCTCGAGCTCTCCGACGTCGCGCACGGGATGCGCGGGGTCGTCGCGCCGCTCGTGCTCGGCGTCGTCGGCCTGGGCCTGCTGGGGGCGCTGCCGCTCGGCGTGGTCGCCGGAGCGGGCGCTGCCGGCATCGCGGGCGGCGGCGCCGTGGGCGGAGCCGCCACGGGCGCCGCGGCGGCCGGGCTCGCGGGGTCCACGGGGGCCGGGGCGGGGGGTGCGGCCGCCACGCTGCACGCCGGGTCGCTCACCGCCGGCGTCCTGGGCGGCTCGACGGGCGCGGGCGCCACCGCCGCGGGCGCCGCCGGGACCGCCGCGGCCGGGACCGCGGCCGGGACCGCCGCCGGGACCGCCGCGGCCGGGGCGACCGCCTCAGCCACGGCCGCGACGGCGGCCGCCTCGGCCACCGCTGCCGCCTCGGCGACCGCGGCGAGCGCGTCGGCCGCCGTCTCGTCGATCGTCGTCACCTCGGCCGGCGCCGTCGTCGGTACCTCGGGCGTCGCGGCCGCGGCGAGCGCGGTCGCCGTCGCGGCCGTCGGCGTCGTCACGGTGCTCGGGGTGCTCGCGCCGCCGGACACGGCCGCGAGCGTCACGCCCGCGCCGTCGCCGACGGCGGTCGTCGCCGCGCCGGTGCAGAACCTGCTCGCGCCACCCGTGACGCTGCCGACGCCGGAGATCTCGCCGTCCGACGTGTCGGTGCTGGACCAGGCGACGCCCCTGCCGCTCGGCGACCCCGCCGCGCTCACGGTCGCGCCCGTCAGCACGGGGACGCTCGAGCCGCGCGTGCCGCAGCGCGTCGAGCTCGAGGTCACCAACTCCGGCGAGCAGACGGCCTTCGGCACGACGGCGCGGTTCTCGCTCGAGAGCGGCCTGACGCCCACCTTCGCCCTGTCGACCGGTGCCATGGGGGCCCCGGCCGCCGGCCTCCCGCTCGACGCCGACGCGCTGCGCTGCCGTCCCGCGAAGGACGGCACGGGCGACGTCCTCTGCTCGCTCGGCGACGTGCCCGGCGGGGCCACCCAGACGCTCGCGTTCGACGTCGTGGCCCGCAACGGCGGCAGCTACGACATCGGCGGCCAGGTGTGGGCGACGGGCGTGCAGCCCGCGGCGATCGAGGTGCCGCCCGCGGCCGTCGAGACGTACGGCGCCGAGCTGACGGCGGAGGTCGGGACGCTCGCGAACCTGCCGAACCCCGGCGTGGGCGACCTGCCCGTCGCCGTCGCGAACTCCGGCGACAGCGGGGCGCCCGCAGGCTGGTCCGTCGACGTCACGCTGCCGGACGGGCTCCTGCTGGCGGGCTCCGGGGGTGGGCTGGCGTGCACCGCCGACGCGACGGACGCGCAGTCCGTGACGTGCACGGCCGCGACGCCGCGGGCGCTCGCCCCGGGCGAGGAGGCGTCCGGGACGCTCCAGGTGCTCGCCCCCGCGACCGCCACGAGCGGGACCCTCGCGGCCGCCGCCGTGCCCGTCGCCACCGACGACGTCCACGTCGTCTCCGGCAGCGGCGCCGTCACCGTGCAGGCGCCGTGGGACGGGATGTCCGCGCCGGAGGTCACGACGCGCTGCCTCGCGACCGGAGGCCTGGCGACGGCCGACGCCGTCGTGGGCGGCACGTTCCGGAACACGACCTCGCAGGCGGTCGCCGTGCGGCTCGACGCCGCGGGCGGGACGGACGTCTCGCGGACCCTGCTCCCGGGCGAGCAGGCGGACCTCGTGGTGCACGACGGCCTCCGCGTCCCCGCGGGCGCGGCCACATGGACGCTCACGACGGCCGTGGCCGGCAGCGACTACTCGACGTCGGTCTCCGGCGGCGCGGTCGTCGAGACCGAGTGCTACACCCCCGGGTGGGGCGTGACCGCGGCGGTGACGCCGCGCAACGCGGGCGGCCAGGTACAGCTCGTGGGCACGGTCACCAACACCTCGACCGACCCCATGCGCGTCGAGCTGCGCGCCCAGGGCGGCACCTCGGGCGCGGTGACGCTCGACGCCGGCGCGACCACGACGCTCACGCTCGACACGCACCAGAGCAGCCTCCCGGCCGGCGTCGCGACGTTCGGGCTGTCCCGCTGGGTGCCCGACGTCGACGGCGACCTGCCGGCGGTGACCGCCCAGCCGTCGGCGCCGGTCGAGGCGTCCTACACCGGGGCCACGATCGCCCCGGCCGTGGGCGCGGGCGGCACGGCCTCGTACGTCGGCGACTGCGCCTACGACCCCGCGACCGAGACCTCCACGCGCACGGCCCTCGTCACGCTCGACAACACCGGCTCGACCCTCCCCGTCGAGTTCACGGTCGCAGGGTCCCCCGTGACGCTCGCCGGCGGCGAGACCCGGACGGTCCGCGTGCCCGTCACCCCGGGGACCGGCGCGCTGGACGTGACCGCCGACGGCCGCTCGATCGCGCACGTGCCCACGCACGTGGACACGTGCGCGTCGCTCCCGTGGCCCGAGGACGTCACCCTGATGGCGCAGTCCCGCTGCGTGCCGCCGGACGGCCCGGACAGCGCTCCGACCGTGACCCTCACCGTCGCCGACGCCGGGGCGCGCGTCTACCAGGTCCGCACGTCGCTCGGGCGCAGCGCCTGGAGCGACCCCACGACGATCGCGGCCGGCAGCACCACGACCACCGACCTCGGGCTGGGCGACGGGCTGCGGTCCCGCGGCGGCACGGTCGTCGTCGAGCTGACGCGGGTGATCGAGGGGAAGCCGTTCACCGTGAGCAGGTCCGCGGGCTACGGGCCGGTGAGCTGCGTGGTCGTCGCGCCGGACGCGAGCCTGGCCCTCGGCGACGTCGTCGTCGACCCCGGCAACGGGCGGCCGACCTCGAGCCGCCCCGCGTCCGTGGTGCTCGACAACTCCCGGTCGAACGTGCCCCTGCGGTTCTTCGTCTCCGGCGGCGCCGCCGCGGACCGGACCGTCCCGCCCGGCGAGTCGCGGACGGTCGACCTCGGCACCGTCACCGGCCGCACCGGCGCGAGCTACACGATCCGGTCCGGCTCCTGGTCGACGACCCTGGCCGTCGACCCGTTCACGGGCACCGCCGGCTGGTGCGCGGCCGCGTGGAGCGGGGCGACCGAAGCCCGCGGCGGCTACGCGGTCGGCGACGTCGTGAGCGCCGGCGCGACGAGCTACCGGTACGTCGGCCCCGGCACCCCGAAGGACGTCGGCGCCGACCGCGCGAGCCGTGACGGCGACCGGAGCAGCGACGGCATCGTCGGCCAGACCGGGACGAGCCAGACGGGGACGAGCCAGACGGGGACGAGCCAGACCGGAGCGGTTCAGACGGGGACCAGCCAGACAGGTGGCGTCGGCGGCAACGGACCCAGCGGCAACGGGTTCGGCGGCAACGCCCGCGGCGGCCACGGCTGGGGTCACGGCACGGGCGCCGGGTTCTCCCGCGGCGTCGTCGGGATCGTCCCGCAGTTCGGCTCGTGGGTCACCCCGCCCGCGTGGAACGACGCCTGGCAGGCCACGGGCTCCTGCGAGACCCGCTGA
- the upp gene encoding uracil phosphoribosyltransferase, which yields MRLHVADHPLVDHKLTVLRDKNTPSATFRLLVDELVTLLAYEATRHVRTVPHQIETPVTTTTGAKIADPAPIVIPILRAGLGMLDGMTRLLPSAEVGFLGLQRDETTYEAVTYANRLPDDLTDRQVFLLDPMLATGGTLVAAIDYVFERGAREVTCVCLLAAPEGLKVVEEAMGGRVDVEIVVAAVDERLNEKRYIVPGLGDAGDRLYGVV from the coding sequence ATGCGCCTCCACGTCGCCGACCACCCGCTGGTGGACCACAAGCTCACCGTCCTGCGCGACAAGAACACGCCGTCGGCGACGTTCCGCCTCCTCGTCGACGAGCTGGTCACGCTGCTCGCCTACGAGGCGACGCGGCACGTGCGGACGGTGCCGCACCAGATCGAGACGCCGGTGACGACGACGACGGGCGCGAAGATCGCCGACCCGGCCCCCATCGTCATCCCGATCCTGCGCGCCGGGCTGGGCATGCTCGACGGCATGACGCGCCTGCTGCCGAGCGCCGAGGTCGGGTTCCTGGGCCTCCAGCGCGACGAGACCACCTACGAGGCCGTCACCTACGCCAACCGCCTGCCCGACGACCTCACCGACCGCCAGGTGTTCCTGCTGGACCCGATGCTCGCCACGGGCGGCACGCTCGTCGCGGCCATCGACTACGTGTTCGAGCGCGGTGCCCGCGAGGTCACGTGCGTGTGCCTGCTGGCCGCGCCCGAGGGCCTCAAGGTCGTCGAGGAGGCGATGGGCGGCCGGGTCGACGTCGAGATCGTCGTCGCCGCGGTGGACGAGCGCCTCAACGAGAAGCGCTACATCGTCCCCGGCCTGGGCGACGCGGGTGACCGCCTCTACGGCGTCGTCTGA
- the tadA gene encoding tRNA adenosine(34) deaminase TadA, with protein MGMALHEATHALASGDVPVGAVVVGPDGRLLGAGRNRREETGDPTAHAEVLALRQAAMSRKEWRLEGCTLVVTLEPCVMCAGALVAARVRRVVLGAWDPKAGATGSVWDLVRDQRANHAVEVVGGVREDECGAVLRAFFESHREGPR; from the coding sequence ATGGGCATGGCCCTGCACGAGGCTACGCACGCGCTCGCGTCGGGCGACGTGCCCGTGGGGGCGGTCGTCGTCGGGCCCGACGGGCGGCTGCTCGGGGCTGGTCGCAACCGCCGCGAGGAGACCGGCGACCCGACCGCGCACGCCGAGGTGCTCGCGCTGCGGCAGGCCGCGATGTCGCGCAAGGAGTGGCGGCTCGAGGGCTGCACGCTCGTCGTCACGCTCGAGCCGTGCGTCATGTGCGCGGGCGCGCTCGTCGCCGCGCGCGTGCGGCGCGTCGTGCTCGGGGCGTGGGACCCCAAGGCGGGCGCCACGGGCTCCGTGTGGGACCTCGTGCGCGACCAGCGCGCGAACCATGCCGTCGAGGTCGTCGGCGGCGTCCGCGAGGACGAGTGCGGCGCCGTGCTGCGCGCGTTCTTCGAGTCTCACCGGGAGGGTCCACGATGA
- a CDS encoding AI-2E family transporter, whose translation MTDDAPRPARTVLFEPRNVWRVGLVVLALIALAAVVMFVFRAGGSLLFTVFTAWFVSLAIEPAVGRLARRMPRGAATGLVMLGVIIFFGAFLALFGNLVVQQVSTLVEAIPDLVNRALDLAYDQFGVRYSLDDLLSQVQQNAGSAANLAGTLAGGILSFIGTLAGAVGTFFVFALMLFYLSADGPRLRRWIASLFPPKAQEATLTAWDTMAEKTGRFVGARLLLATVNATCTAIVFAIIGLPSWLALALWTGIVAQFVPAIGTYIAIALPTLVGALSPNPWLGLIALGWGVLYQQVENLTIEPRISARAVNVNPAVGFGSVILGTSMFGIAGALLAIPVVAMLLTLLDIYRTRYELLPELAEPGSAAAGSDAVPGTGGPPTPERSAAPEEGTPSEPDPEA comes from the coding sequence ATGACCGACGACGCGCCACGCCCGGCACGCACCGTCCTGTTCGAGCCCCGCAACGTGTGGCGGGTGGGGCTCGTGGTGCTCGCCCTCATCGCGCTCGCCGCCGTCGTCATGTTCGTGTTCCGGGCGGGCGGCTCGCTGCTGTTCACCGTGTTCACGGCCTGGTTCGTGTCCCTCGCGATCGAGCCGGCGGTCGGGCGCCTGGCCAGGCGCATGCCGCGCGGCGCGGCGACCGGCCTCGTGATGCTGGGCGTCATCATCTTCTTCGGCGCCTTCCTCGCCCTGTTCGGCAACCTCGTCGTCCAACAGGTCTCCACCCTGGTCGAGGCCATCCCGGACCTCGTGAACCGGGCCCTCGACCTCGCCTACGACCAGTTCGGCGTCCGCTACTCGCTCGACGACCTGCTCTCGCAGGTGCAGCAGAACGCGGGCAGCGCCGCGAACCTCGCCGGGACGCTCGCCGGCGGGATCCTCAGCTTCATCGGGACGCTCGCGGGCGCGGTCGGCACGTTCTTCGTCTTCGCGCTCATGCTGTTCTACCTGTCGGCCGACGGGCCGCGGCTGCGCCGCTGGATCGCCTCCCTCTTCCCGCCCAAGGCGCAGGAGGCGACCCTCACGGCCTGGGACACCATGGCCGAGAAGACCGGCCGGTTCGTCGGCGCCCGCCTGCTGCTCGCCACGGTCAACGCGACGTGCACCGCGATCGTGTTCGCGATCATCGGCCTGCCGTCCTGGCTGGCGCTGGCCCTGTGGACGGGCATCGTGGCCCAGTTCGTCCCCGCGATCGGCACGTACATCGCGATCGCGCTGCCCACGCTCGTCGGGGCGCTCAGCCCCAACCCGTGGCTGGGGCTCATCGCGCTCGGCTGGGGCGTGCTCTACCAGCAGGTCGAGAACCTCACGATCGAGCCGCGCATCAGCGCCCGCGCCGTGAACGTGAACCCCGCCGTCGGCTTCGGGTCCGTCATCCTCGGCACGTCGATGTTCGGCATCGCGGGTGCGCTGCTCGCGATCCCCGTCGTCGCCATGCTGCTCACGCTGCTGGACATCTACCGGACGCGGTACGAGCTCCTGCCCGAGCTCGCGGAGCCCGGGTCCGCGGCCGCGGGCTCCGACGCCGTCCCGGGGACGGGAGGGCCGCCGACGCCGGAGAGGAGCGCGGCTCCGGAGGAGGGCACCCCGAGCGAACCCGACCCGGAGGCGTGA